A genomic stretch from Candidatus Latescibacterota bacterium includes:
- the modB gene encoding molybdate ABC transporter permease subunit — MLEPPSPAEWQALALSLRVSLAATLAALPAGVLLAAWLARGRSRLRWLVDALVQIPLVLPPLVTGYLLLLLFGRRGPLGRLLAPFGLEFAFDWKGAALAAAVVSFPLLVRAARVAFEGVDPRLPLAARSLGAGRLDAFFTVTLPLARRGLLAGLLLSFTRGFGEFGATIVLASNIPGRTRTVPLAIYSLIQGEGGEAAAGRLVLVCVAVSLVAMVAVQLLQPRRGGSA, encoded by the coding sequence ATGCTCGAGCCACCCAGCCCCGCCGAGTGGCAGGCCCTGGCGCTGTCGCTGCGGGTCAGTCTCGCGGCCACGCTCGCCGCGCTGCCGGCGGGCGTGCTGCTTGCCGCCTGGCTGGCGCGCGGGCGGAGCCGTCTGCGCTGGCTGGTGGACGCCCTCGTCCAGATCCCCTTGGTGCTCCCGCCGCTGGTCACGGGCTACCTGCTGCTGCTGCTCTTCGGACGCCGCGGCCCGCTGGGCCGGCTGCTCGCGCCCTTCGGGCTGGAGTTCGCCTTCGACTGGAAGGGCGCGGCCCTGGCCGCCGCGGTGGTGTCCTTCCCGCTGCTCGTGCGGGCGGCGCGGGTGGCCTTCGAGGGCGTCGACCCGCGGCTGCCCCTGGCCGCGCGGAGCCTCGGCGCGGGCCGGCTGGACGCCTTCTTCACCGTCACCCTGCCGCTGGCCCGGCGCGGACTCCTGGCGGGCCTGCTGCTGTCCTTCACGCGCGGCTTCGGCGAGTTCGGGGCGACGATCGTGCTGGCCAGCAACATCCCGGGCCGCACGCGCACCGTGCCGCTGGCCATCTACTCGCTGATCCAGGGCGAGGGCGGTGAGGCGGCCGCGGGACGTCTGGTGCTCGTCTGCGTGGCGGTGAGCCTGGTCGCCATGGTGGCCGTGCAGCTGCTGCAGCCGCGCCGCGGCGGGAGCGCGTGA
- the modA gene encoding molybdate ABC transporter substrate-binding protein: MLPRRPTLALLVALLSLAGCGRRQPPALHFYAAASLTDAVNELVADWEAEGGAPAVVPVFASSSTLARQIREGAPAALFLSANEQWMDYLVRETQRVRSDSRLDLLSNRLVLVAPPGNPAGIQGPADLAHKLHGLALGDPDHVPAGIYAAAWLKQAGLWDKVRGELRPAKDVRAALAYVEKGEVDAGLVYFTDARVGNVEVLAVLDDSLAPPIRYPLALIEPAGGGELPPGAMSFYRWLRSEQAADVFRRHGFLPVAVRDGG; this comes from the coding sequence ATGCTCCCACGACGCCCCACGCTTGCCCTGCTCGTCGCGCTGCTCAGCCTCGCCGGCTGCGGCCGGCGGCAGCCGCCGGCGTTGCACTTCTACGCCGCGGCGAGCCTGACCGACGCCGTGAACGAGCTCGTGGCCGACTGGGAGGCCGAGGGCGGCGCGCCGGCCGTGGTTCCCGTCTTCGCGAGCAGCTCGACCCTGGCCCGGCAGATCCGCGAAGGCGCGCCGGCGGCGCTCTTCCTCAGCGCGAACGAGCAGTGGATGGACTACCTCGTCCGCGAGACCCAGCGCGTGCGCTCGGACAGCCGCCTCGACCTGCTTTCCAACCGCCTGGTGCTGGTGGCGCCGCCCGGCAACCCCGCCGGGATCCAGGGGCCGGCGGACCTCGCCCACAAGCTCCACGGCCTCGCGCTCGGCGACCCGGACCACGTGCCGGCGGGCATCTACGCCGCCGCCTGGCTCAAGCAGGCCGGCCTCTGGGACAAGGTCCGCGGCGAGCTGCGTCCCGCCAAGGACGTGCGCGCCGCGCTGGCCTACGTGGAGAAGGGCGAGGTGGACGCCGGGCTCGTCTACTTCACCGACGCGCGCGTGGGCAACGTGGAGGTGCTGGCCGTCCTCGACGACAGCCTCGCGCCGCCCATCCGCTACCCGCTGGCGCTGATCGAGCCCGCAGGCGGTGGCGAGCTGCCCCCGGGGGCGATGAGCTTCTACCGCTGGCTTCGCAGCGAGCAGGCGGCGGACGTGTTCCGCCGCCACGGCTTCCTGCCGGTGGCCGTCCGGGACGGCGGCTGA